From Nitrospirota bacterium, one genomic window encodes:
- the ispE gene encoding 4-(cytidine 5'-diphospho)-2-C-methyl-D-erythritol kinase yields the protein MINSQSNPSEITVFAPAKINLILRILDRRPDGFHNLWSIMQTVALEDEVQIRLCPGRQGIYLSCDAGQLAADQSNLVYRAAAAVVERARLSIGLEIELRKRIPMGAGLGGGSSDAAATIIGLNRLLQLGWSSLEMADVGQSLGSDVPFFLFAPSAFVAGRGETVRPVVVEGLRWVVLANPGFGVNTKWAYQELAANRIGVRPLSPAQRELDRQSRVSWAQLIAAAENDFEAPVFAAHGKLREIKQSLQAQGAEIALLSGSGATVFGVFTDEAVARLAQSKLASDPLMTVFVVPSCSGALLVQEELPR from the coding sequence GTGATTAATTCGCAGTCGAATCCCTCCGAGATCACCGTGTTCGCTCCGGCCAAAATCAATCTCATTCTCCGCATCCTCGACCGCCGTCCGGACGGGTTCCACAATCTCTGGTCGATCATGCAGACGGTCGCGCTGGAAGATGAGGTGCAGATCAGGCTCTGTCCCGGCCGACAGGGCATCTACCTGAGCTGTGATGCCGGTCAGTTGGCTGCTGACCAAAGTAACCTCGTGTATCGTGCAGCCGCTGCGGTGGTGGAGCGAGCCCGGCTGTCGATCGGTCTCGAGATTGAACTTCGGAAGCGCATTCCGATGGGGGCAGGCCTTGGTGGAGGGAGTAGCGATGCCGCAGCGACCATTATAGGATTGAACCGTTTGTTGCAGCTGGGATGGTCTTCTCTGGAGATGGCCGATGTCGGGCAATCGCTGGGGAGCGATGTCCCGTTTTTTCTGTTCGCTCCTTCAGCCTTCGTGGCAGGTCGGGGAGAAACCGTTCGGCCCGTCGTCGTTGAGGGGCTGCGCTGGGTTGTGCTTGCGAATCCAGGGTTTGGGGTCAATACCAAGTGGGCTTACCAAGAGTTAGCTGCAAATAGGATTGGTGTGAGGCCGCTGTCACCAGCGCAGCGCGAACTCGACCGGCAATCGCGGGTGAGCTGGGCCCAACTCATTGCCGCGGCAGAGAATGATTTCGAGGCGCCAGTTTTTGCCGCCCATGGGAAGCTCCGGGAGATCAAGCAGAGTTTGCAGGCTCAAGGAGCTGAAATTGCGTTGCTATCCGGAAGCGGGGCAACGGTGTTCGGGGTCTTCACCGATGAGGCCGTTGCGCGCCTGGCCCAGTCAAAATTGGCCAGTGACCCGCTGATGACGGTATTCGTTGTCCCTAGCTGTTCAGGCGCGCTCCTCGTGCAAGAAGAACTCCCGCGATAG
- a CDS encoding ribose-phosphate pyrophosphokinase produces MSRELKIFSGNANPDLAHEICAYLGTKLGEATVASFSDGEIRVKIEENVRGADVFVVQSSCQPVNDSLMELLIIIDALKRSSANRITAVIPYFGYARQDRKDQPRVPISAKLVADLISTAGTDRVLTMDLHAGQIQGFFNIPVDHLYALPVLLDYITKQKVSDLVVVSPDAGGVERARAFAKRLQANLAIIDKRREGPNQTQIMNIIGDVAGKSALLLDDMIDTAGTIVKGAQACMDKGAREVWTACTHAVLTGPALDRIQQSCLRQVIVTNSIPLRGKEQICAKLHQLSVAPLLGEAIRRIHEDESVSSLFA; encoded by the coding sequence ATGAGCAGAGAGCTAAAGATATTCTCTGGTAATGCAAATCCGGATCTGGCCCATGAGATCTGTGCCTATCTCGGGACAAAACTTGGTGAAGCCACGGTGGCGTCATTCAGTGACGGCGAGATTCGTGTCAAGATCGAGGAAAACGTCCGTGGCGCCGACGTGTTCGTCGTGCAATCCAGTTGTCAGCCGGTCAACGACTCCCTCATGGAGTTGTTGATTATTATTGATGCGCTTAAGCGCTCTTCCGCGAATCGCATCACGGCGGTCATTCCATATTTTGGTTATGCGAGGCAGGATCGTAAGGATCAGCCGCGTGTGCCGATTTCTGCAAAACTCGTGGCCGATCTGATCAGCACGGCCGGGACTGACCGCGTCTTGACCATGGACCTCCATGCAGGGCAGATTCAGGGATTCTTTAATATTCCGGTGGACCATCTTTACGCGCTTCCTGTCTTGTTGGATTATATTACGAAGCAAAAAGTCAGCGACCTGGTGGTGGTTTCCCCTGATGCCGGTGGAGTCGAGCGGGCTCGTGCATTTGCGAAGCGGCTTCAAGCGAACCTGGCGATTATCGACAAGCGGCGTGAAGGACCCAACCAGACGCAGATTATGAACATCATCGGCGACGTCGCGGGCAAGAGTGCGCTCTTGCTGGACGACATGATCGATACGGCCGGCACCATTGTAAAAGGCGCTCAAGCCTGTATGGATAAAGGGGCTCGTGAGGTGTGGACGGCTTGTACCCATGCGGTTCTCACCGGGCCAGCGTTGGACCGGATTCAGCAATCCTGCTTGAGGCAGGTGATCGTGACCAATTCGATTCCGTTACGGGGCAAAGAGCAGATCTGCGCGAAGTTGCATCAATTGTCGGTCGCACCACTGCTCGGTGAGGCGATCAGGCGTATCCATGAAGATGAGTCGGTGAGTTCATTGTTTGCCTGA
- a CDS encoding 50S ribosomal protein L25 — translation MKFELAVTVREKTGKGAARQLRREGKIPGVLYGQGECLLLTIEPDSLVKILKAQAGGTALVSLTLTGAKSTPNRTALLRDFQVDPVEGNVLHADLFEISMNKPIRVKVPLHLTGGVPAGVKEGGILHHNMRELHIECLPAVLPDFIEVDASGLNISQGLHLKDVAVREGIKFLDDPEHMVVSVAAPMTEAKLESLLASGVAGAEGGKEPEVAGKGKVEGAEGGEAGKAGAAAADAKGGDKKGAAAPKAEKKEAEKKK, via the coding sequence ATGAAATTCGAACTAGCAGTCACCGTGAGAGAGAAGACCGGAAAAGGCGCGGCGCGCCAGCTCCGGCGAGAGGGCAAGATCCCCGGCGTGTTATACGGGCAGGGCGAATGTCTGCTCTTGACGATTGAGCCTGATAGCTTGGTCAAGATTTTGAAGGCACAGGCGGGAGGAACCGCACTCGTGTCGCTGACGCTGACCGGTGCGAAGTCGACTCCGAACCGGACCGCACTCTTGCGCGATTTCCAGGTCGATCCGGTTGAGGGGAATGTGCTTCATGCGGACCTGTTTGAAATCTCGATGAACAAGCCGATTCGCGTGAAAGTGCCTCTCCATTTGACCGGTGGAGTGCCTGCCGGTGTGAAGGAAGGCGGCATCCTTCATCATAATATGCGCGAGTTGCATATTGAGTGTCTGCCGGCTGTGTTGCCAGACTTTATTGAAGTTGATGCGTCGGGGCTGAACATTTCGCAAGGCCTCCACTTGAAAGATGTCGCTGTGCGCGAAGGGATCAAATTTCTCGATGACCCGGAGCACATGGTTGTGAGTGTGGCCGCGCCGATGACGGAAGCTAAGCTGGAATCGCTCCTTGCGAGCGGCGTAGCTGGAGCTGAGGGCGGGAAAGAGCCTGAAGTGGCAGGCAAGGGCAAAGTTGAAGGTGCTGAGGGCGGCGAGGCAGGGAAGGCCGGTGCAGCGGCGGCCGATGCCAAGGGCGGCGACAAGAAGGGTGCTGCGGCACCAAAAGCTGAGAAGAAAGAAGCCGAAAAGAAGAAGTAA
- the pth gene encoding aminoacyl-tRNA hydrolase, which translates to MRLIVGLGNPGAAYAQTRHNIGMLAIERAAARWSIRLARRGLAQRGSGRLGSELLELAGTLDWMNITGPPLKGLLREYSLTAEDLILLHDDLDLEMGRLRIKQEGGHGGHNGIRSVIDAVGTSQFIRIKIGIGRPAPRQDSADYVLQAFTREELEVLNPSLDRVVDALECLIHRGTVVAMNQFNIREKPAGDEGASAS; encoded by the coding sequence GTGCGTCTCATCGTTGGGCTGGGCAACCCTGGTGCGGCCTATGCTCAGACTCGTCACAATATTGGCATGTTGGCCATCGAGCGGGCTGCCGCTCGATGGTCCATCCGTCTCGCCAGGCGCGGGCTTGCGCAGCGAGGATCCGGGCGGCTCGGGTCGGAACTCCTCGAACTTGCAGGCACGCTCGACTGGATGAACATCACCGGTCCTCCGCTCAAAGGCCTCCTCCGCGAGTATTCATTAACTGCCGAAGATCTGATCCTTCTCCACGACGATCTTGACCTTGAGATGGGGCGTCTTCGCATCAAGCAAGAGGGTGGTCACGGAGGACATAACGGCATCAGGTCGGTCATCGATGCGGTCGGAACGTCTCAGTTTATACGAATAAAAATCGGAATCGGACGTCCGGCACCACGTCAGGATTCGGCGGATTATGTGCTGCAGGCGTTCACGAGAGAAGAACTCGAGGTGTTGAATCCCTCTCTTGATCGCGTCGTCGATGCGTTGGAATGTTTGATCCACAGGGGGACAGTCGTGGCCATGAATCAGTTCAATATCCGCGAAAAGCCGGCAGGAGATGAAGGGGCGTCGGCAAGCTGA
- the rpsF gene encoding 30S ribosomal protein S6 has protein sequence MELYESLFIIRTSLTDEETAALIEKMKAVAEKTGAQFIKSENWGKKKLAYEVKRERKGTYAYFYFRAPNITVGELERSYRLEDPILKFLTVHLKKELVPPRPLETSSEEFAGGRV, from the coding sequence ATGGAGCTCTACGAGTCTCTGTTTATTATTCGTACGTCTCTTACCGACGAAGAGACTGCTGCCCTCATCGAGAAGATGAAGGCGGTGGCAGAGAAGACCGGTGCGCAGTTTATCAAGTCAGAAAACTGGGGCAAGAAGAAGCTCGCGTACGAAGTGAAGCGTGAACGCAAGGGCACGTACGCCTATTTCTACTTCAGGGCGCCCAACATCACGGTCGGTGAATTGGAACGGTCCTACCGGCTGGAAGACCCCATCCTCAAGTTCTTGACCGTCCATCTCAAAAAAGAACTGGTGCCGCCACGGCCACTCGAGACGTCATCGGAGGAGTTCGCCGGTGGCCGGGTTTAA
- a CDS encoding single-stranded DNA-binding protein, translating to MAGFNKVILIGNLTRNPELRYTPNGTPVASLGLAVSRRYKQGEELKEEVCFVDIVVFGKQAEHCGQYLSKGSGVIVDGRLQQRRWETEDGQKRSKHEVVAQTVTFMPKRQDGGGGVEPPAHDDAGYEPEEHV from the coding sequence GTGGCCGGGTTTAATAAAGTCATTCTGATCGGGAATCTCACGCGGAATCCTGAGTTGCGGTATACGCCGAACGGGACGCCGGTGGCCAGCTTGGGCCTGGCGGTCAGTCGGCGATACAAGCAGGGCGAAGAATTAAAAGAGGAAGTCTGCTTTGTCGACATTGTGGTCTTTGGCAAGCAGGCGGAACATTGCGGGCAGTATCTCAGCAAGGGGAGCGGTGTCATCGTCGACGGACGACTCCAGCAGCGCCGATGGGAAACGGAAGACGGACAAAAGCGCAGCAAGCACGAGGTCGTGGCCCAAACGGTGACGTTTATGCCGAAACGCCAGGATGGCGGTGGCGGGGTTGAGCCACCAGCGCACGATGATGCCGGGTATGAACCCGAAGAGCACGTCTAA
- a CDS encoding DUF177 domain-containing protein, with translation MDLLTPPLASITADGLSLVGEVTAEELGLTEDDAIARGPLAVSLDLTNVEGLVAVTGVLEGTILRECVRCLTQYEDPLAFSVRAAFIPEPKSPPRHPKRVDPRKAREEVVAAEEEEDLDDQYQYQGNFLELAPMLREHVILAAPMQPICSDDCLGLCARCGKNLNEGPCQCAAEPPIPTFRVVQGTKRKTGGSSAS, from the coding sequence ATGGATCTATTAACGCCGCCGCTGGCTAGCATTACAGCAGACGGGCTTTCGCTCGTCGGCGAGGTCACGGCTGAAGAACTCGGCCTGACCGAGGATGATGCCATCGCTCGTGGTCCGCTCGCGGTGAGCCTGGATCTGACCAACGTCGAAGGGCTCGTTGCGGTAACCGGCGTGCTTGAGGGGACGATCCTCCGCGAATGTGTGCGGTGTTTGACGCAGTACGAGGATCCTCTGGCTTTTTCGGTGAGGGCGGCGTTCATCCCTGAGCCGAAGTCTCCGCCGCGCCACCCGAAGCGAGTCGATCCTCGAAAGGCCCGCGAAGAGGTTGTGGCGGCTGAGGAAGAGGAAGACCTGGATGACCAGTATCAATATCAAGGCAATTTTTTAGAATTGGCTCCCATGTTGCGCGAACATGTCATCCTGGCCGCGCCGATGCAGCCCATCTGCAGCGACGACTGTTTGGGGCTTTGCGCACGATGTGGAAAAAATTTGAATGAGGGGCCCTGTCAATGTGCCGCGGAACCACCGATCCCGACTTTTCGGGTGGTTCAGGGCACGAAACGCAAGACCGGCGGATCATCGGCATCATAG
- the rpmF gene encoding 50S ribosomal protein L32: MPNPKHKHSRERRDTRRTQKLRMTPPGMSVCPQCHEIKLPHYTCLNCGTYKGKAVIQVEES; the protein is encoded by the coding sequence ATGCCAAATCCGAAACATAAACATTCACGGGAACGACGCGACACGCGGCGCACCCAAAAACTGCGCATGACCCCGCCGGGCATGTCCGTCTGTCCGCAGTGCCATGAGATCAAGCTCCCGCATTACACCTGCTTGAATTGCGGAACCTACAAGGGTAAGGCAGTCATCCAAGTCGAAGAATCCTAG
- the plsX gene encoding phosphate acyltransferase PlsX: protein MKIALDAMGGDHGPAPVIEGALQAAQECDVEILLVGDEAVLTAECRRLGCTDSRLSIRHASQVVEMHESPATVARKKRNSSIWIATELVKSGEASAVVSPGNTGASMVASFFVLGLTKGVERPAIATCLPTLTGMAIMLDVGANVDCSAQHLAQFAIMGNEYGKHLFGKPNPRVGLLSIGEEDSKGNEVTKEAFKLLKASPLNFIGNVEGRDVYSGSADVVVCDGFIGNVALKISEGVADTIKKLLLKEISGSFFGRLAYPFIAKPLLNLKKKIDYAEFGGAPLLGVNGITMICHGRSSAKAIKNAIRRAKGLAESRVDALIQRDIEESLMQPKPTEDTPV, encoded by the coding sequence ATGAAGATTGCGCTTGATGCCATGGGCGGCGACCATGGACCGGCCCCGGTTATTGAGGGGGCTCTCCAGGCCGCCCAGGAATGTGATGTCGAGATCCTGCTCGTCGGCGATGAGGCCGTTCTCACGGCTGAATGTCGCCGTCTGGGCTGTACAGATTCCCGCCTGTCTATTCGTCATGCGTCGCAAGTGGTCGAGATGCATGAATCACCGGCAACCGTAGCCCGTAAGAAGCGGAATTCCTCCATCTGGATCGCGACCGAGTTGGTCAAGAGTGGCGAGGCCAGTGCTGTGGTCAGTCCCGGGAATACCGGCGCCAGCATGGTAGCCTCGTTTTTTGTACTCGGGCTGACGAAGGGTGTCGAGCGTCCGGCGATCGCAACTTGTCTGCCCACGCTGACTGGCATGGCTATTATGTTAGATGTCGGGGCCAATGTGGACTGTAGTGCCCAGCATTTGGCGCAATTCGCCATCATGGGGAATGAATACGGCAAGCATCTGTTCGGGAAGCCTAATCCACGTGTCGGGCTGTTGAGCATCGGGGAAGAGGACAGCAAGGGGAATGAAGTGACGAAGGAAGCGTTCAAGCTCCTCAAGGCCAGTCCGCTCAACTTCATCGGTAATGTCGAGGGCCGCGATGTATATAGCGGGAGCGCTGACGTCGTGGTCTGTGACGGGTTTATCGGGAATGTCGCGTTGAAGATTTCAGAAGGCGTGGCCGATACGATTAAGAAGTTGCTGCTCAAGGAAATATCCGGATCCTTCTTCGGCCGCTTAGCCTATCCGTTCATTGCCAAACCGCTGTTGAATTTGAAGAAGAAAATCGACTATGCCGAATTCGGCGGGGCGCCGCTTCTGGGTGTCAACGGCATTACGATGATTTGCCATGGCCGTTCGTCAGCCAAGGCGATTAAGAACGCCATCCGTCGGGCAAAGGGATTGGCCGAGAGTCGTGTCGATGCGCTGATTCAACGCGATATTGAAGAGAGCCTCATGCAGCCCAAACCCACCGAGGATACGCCGGTATGA
- a CDS encoding beta-ketoacyl-ACP synthase III, producing the protein MRARIAGTGSYVPAKVLTNVDLERMVATSDDWIVERTGIRERHVAGPGEACSDLAVKAAERALAAAGVCAADLDMILLATCTGDYPLPATACLIQHRLGATRAAACDLSAACCGFVYALSVADAYVKSGMRHVLIIGSEVMSAITDWTDRNTCILFGDGAGAAVISASESDRGILSTHLRSDGSLCDLIAVPGGGSRLPPSEAVVAERMQYIKMKGNETFKVAVRTLEEVARETLAANNLQVEDLDLYVPHQANIRILKAVASRLGLPPEKVMLNLDRYGNTSAASIPIAMDEAVRQGRIKEGSLVMLGAFGAGLTWASALIRW; encoded by the coding sequence ATGAGGGCCCGCATTGCAGGGACCGGATCGTATGTGCCAGCCAAGGTGCTGACCAATGTCGATCTCGAACGGATGGTGGCCACCTCAGACGACTGGATTGTCGAACGGACGGGCATTCGCGAGCGACATGTGGCCGGTCCCGGTGAGGCCTGCTCTGATCTGGCGGTGAAAGCGGCGGAACGGGCGTTGGCCGCCGCGGGAGTGTGTGCGGCCGATCTCGATATGATCCTATTGGCTACCTGCACCGGTGACTATCCCCTTCCTGCGACCGCCTGTCTGATTCAACATCGGCTGGGGGCCACGCGTGCGGCGGCCTGCGATCTGTCGGCCGCTTGTTGCGGCTTTGTCTATGCGTTATCGGTGGCGGATGCCTATGTGAAGTCCGGCATGCGCCATGTGTTGATCATCGGGTCGGAAGTGATGTCGGCTATTACCGACTGGACCGATCGCAATACCTGTATCCTATTCGGCGATGGGGCTGGAGCGGCTGTCATCAGCGCCAGTGAGAGCGACCGTGGGATCCTCTCCACGCATCTTCGTTCCGATGGCAGTCTCTGCGATTTGATTGCCGTGCCGGGTGGCGGGTCACGTCTGCCGCCTTCTGAAGCGGTCGTGGCGGAACGGATGCAGTACATCAAGATGAAGGGGAACGAGACGTTTAAGGTGGCGGTTCGAACCTTGGAAGAAGTCGCGCGTGAGACTTTGGCCGCGAATAATCTCCAAGTGGAAGATCTCGACCTCTATGTCCCGCATCAGGCCAATATACGAATTCTGAAGGCCGTGGCCAGTCGTCTCGGGCTTCCGCCTGAAAAAGTGATGCTGAACCTCGATCGGTATGGAAATACCTCAGCCGCTTCGATTCCCATCGCCATGGATGAAGCGGTGCGCCAGGGGCGAATCAAAGAGGGAAGTCTTGTGATGTTAGGGGCTTTCGGGGCCGGGCTCACCTGGGCATCGGCACTCATTCGATGGTAG
- the fabD gene encoding ACP S-malonyltransferase — translation MTILQSIRASSIGLVFPGQGSQSVGMGKALAEAYPDVRDLYDEASSVLGYDIAALCFEGPSERLNLTEYTQPALFVSSMAAFHVCKSLDLAPIAVAGHSLGEYSALVAAGGMTYREAVGIVQKRGRYMAEAVPSGTGLVAALLGLAADVVKEVCREASAAGVVAAANFNSPGQVVIAGEKAAVERAIELAKAKGCKKAIPLPVSVPVHTPLMQAAADRLAGELAAIRWSDLKVPLINNAEARPITKAADIQASLVRQLPSSVLWEDSVKAMAAMGVTTFVEVGPGTVLSGLIKRIVPDAVTLNVNDPKSFEATRTAFSA, via the coding sequence ATGACGATTCTCCAATCAATACGTGCATCCAGTATCGGGTTGGTGTTCCCGGGGCAGGGGTCCCAGTCTGTCGGGATGGGGAAGGCGTTGGCCGAGGCCTATCCGGACGTTAGAGACCTCTATGATGAGGCCTCATCGGTGCTGGGATACGATATTGCCGCATTATGTTTTGAGGGACCATCCGAACGATTGAATCTCACGGAATATACTCAGCCGGCTTTATTCGTGAGCAGCATGGCTGCATTTCATGTGTGTAAGTCATTGGATCTCGCGCCGATCGCAGTGGCCGGACATAGCTTGGGTGAATACTCGGCTCTTGTCGCCGCCGGGGGAATGACCTATCGTGAGGCGGTGGGGATCGTGCAGAAGCGAGGTCGGTATATGGCCGAAGCCGTGCCGTCAGGGACAGGGCTCGTCGCTGCATTGCTCGGTCTCGCCGCAGACGTAGTGAAAGAGGTCTGTCGGGAAGCTTCCGCTGCCGGCGTTGTGGCTGCGGCGAATTTCAATTCGCCTGGTCAGGTGGTCATTGCCGGAGAAAAGGCCGCGGTGGAGCGGGCGATTGAATTGGCAAAGGCCAAGGGCTGTAAGAAGGCGATACCCCTTCCTGTCAGTGTGCCGGTGCATACGCCTCTGATGCAGGCAGCGGCTGATCGGCTCGCTGGAGAGCTTGCGGCAATCAGATGGTCCGATCTCAAGGTGCCGTTGATCAATAACGCGGAAGCCAGGCCGATCACCAAAGCCGCTGATATTCAGGCTTCATTGGTACGACAACTTCCGTCGTCAGTGCTCTGGGAAGATTCGGTGAAGGCGATGGCCGCGATGGGCGTGACGACGTTCGTCGAGGTTGGGCCTGGAACGGTGTTAAGTGGCTTGATTAAACGAATTGTGCCTGACGCAGTGACCTTGAACGTCAATGATCCTAAGTCGTTCGAGGCGACCCGCACGGCGTTCAGTGCATAA
- the fabG gene encoding 3-oxoacyl-[acyl-carrier-protein] reductase has translation MSLQGKVAIVTGAAQGIGRAIAEALAQAGADIVVADLDPSRSKDTVAAVEQLGRKALNVKVNVADGTDTKAMVDQVIKEWGKVDILVNNAGITRDGLLLRMKEEDWNLVLQVNLTGTFNCIKAVLLPMTKQRYGRIVNIASIVGVMGNVGQANYAASKAAVIGLTKTVAREYASRAVTVNAVAPGFIDTAMTQGLSTEVKDTLQKQIPLGRLGTPADIAAAVRFLVSDEAAYITGHVLHVNGGMLMP, from the coding sequence ATGTCACTTCAAGGTAAAGTTGCGATTGTCACAGGGGCGGCGCAAGGAATCGGCCGGGCGATCGCAGAAGCATTGGCGCAAGCCGGGGCCGATATTGTGGTGGCCGACCTCGACCCGAGCCGGTCGAAAGATACGGTGGCGGCGGTGGAGCAGTTGGGGCGCAAGGCGCTGAACGTCAAAGTCAACGTGGCGGACGGCACCGACACCAAAGCCATGGTCGACCAGGTGATCAAGGAATGGGGGAAGGTCGACATTCTGGTCAACAATGCCGGGATCACGCGTGACGGCTTGTTGTTGCGGATGAAGGAAGAAGACTGGAACCTGGTGCTGCAAGTCAATTTGACCGGGACGTTCAATTGTATCAAGGCGGTCTTGCTCCCGATGACCAAGCAGCGGTATGGTCGTATCGTCAACATTGCGTCGATCGTCGGCGTGATGGGGAATGTGGGCCAGGCCAATTACGCGGCATCGAAGGCGGCGGTGATCGGGTTGACGAAGACGGTCGCGCGGGAATATGCGAGCCGAGCCGTGACGGTCAACGCCGTCGCGCCGGGATTTATCGACACCGCCATGACGCAGGGATTATCGACCGAGGTGAAAGATACCCTCCAAAAGCAAATCCCGTTGGGACGATTGGGTACGCCGGCCGATATTGCGGCGGCGGTGCGTTTTCTCGTATCGGACGAGGCCGCGTATATCACGGGGCATGTGTTGCATGTGAACGGGGGAATGTTGATGCCCTGA
- the acpP gene encoding acyl carrier protein has translation MGTVEERVKKIIGEQLGVEEDEVTLEASFVEDLGADSLDTVELVMALEEEFGIEIPDEDAEKILTVGKALDYIKDKA, from the coding sequence ATGGGTACTGTAGAAGAACGGGTCAAGAAAATTATCGGCGAGCAGCTTGGAGTCGAGGAGGATGAGGTGACGCTTGAGGCCAGCTTCGTGGAAGACCTTGGTGCCGACTCGCTCGATACCGTTGAGCTGGTGATGGCTCTTGAAGAAGAATTCGGGATCGAGATCCCCGACGAAGACGCAGAAAAGATTCTGACGGTTGGGAAAGCCTTGGACTACATCAAGGACAAGGCCTAA
- the fabF gene encoding beta-ketoacyl-ACP synthase II produces MTVRSSRRIVVTGLGLITPLGTGVDKTWKAICAGESGIGRITKFDPAAYDAQIAGEVKDFDPAQFIEKKEIKKMDAFIHYAVGAAQLAVDDASFTVAPEEATRVGVYIGSGIGGLGSIEHYHKILQEKGPGRVSPFFIPMTIINLASGQVAIRLGAKGPNSCAVTACATGNHCIGDAFRLIQAGDADVMIAGGAEAAITPLGVAGFAASKALSFRNDDPTKASRPFDKDRDGFVLGEGAGVVVLEELEHARRRGVRIYAEVIGYAMNSDAYHITAPSEEGEGAVRCMELALKDAGIGKDQVGYINAHGTSTMADAIETKAIKQVFGERAYQIPVSSTKSMTGHLLGAAGGIEAVFSVLALHHGILPPTINLDHPDPACDLDYIPHKARPAAVTVALSNSFGFGGVNACLLFKKPDA; encoded by the coding sequence ATGACTGTTCGTTCAAGCAGGCGGATTGTCGTGACCGGCTTGGGGCTTATCACGCCTCTGGGGACCGGTGTCGACAAAACCTGGAAGGCGATTTGTGCTGGTGAATCCGGCATAGGCCGGATCACCAAATTCGATCCCGCAGCGTACGATGCCCAGATTGCCGGAGAAGTAAAGGATTTCGATCCCGCTCAGTTCATCGAGAAGAAAGAAATCAAAAAGATGGATGCGTTCATCCATTATGCCGTGGGCGCTGCCCAGCTGGCGGTGGATGATGCATCGTTCACCGTGGCGCCGGAAGAGGCCACGCGAGTCGGAGTCTATATCGGATCGGGCATCGGGGGGCTAGGATCGATCGAGCATTACCACAAGATTTTGCAGGAAAAAGGTCCCGGGCGGGTCTCGCCATTTTTCATTCCGATGACCATCATCAACCTGGCATCGGGACAGGTGGCGATCAGACTGGGCGCCAAGGGGCCGAACTCTTGTGCCGTGACGGCCTGTGCGACGGGCAATCATTGTATCGGCGACGCATTTCGACTGATTCAAGCCGGTGATGCCGATGTCATGATCGCCGGCGGGGCGGAAGCCGCCATTACTCCGTTGGGAGTCGCGGGGTTTGCGGCGTCGAAAGCCTTGTCCTTTCGCAACGATGACCCGACGAAAGCGAGCCGACCATTCGACAAAGATCGCGACGGGTTCGTGCTCGGCGAAGGCGCCGGAGTCGTGGTCTTGGAGGAACTGGAGCATGCGCGCCGGCGTGGGGTTCGGATCTATGCCGAAGTCATCGGTTATGCCATGAACAGCGACGCCTACCATATTACCGCTCCGTCCGAAGAGGGAGAAGGCGCGGTTCGCTGTATGGAGCTGGCGCTCAAGGATGCCGGTATCGGCAAGGACCAGGTCGGGTATATCAACGCACATGGGACGTCGACGATGGCGGATGCCATTGAGACCAAGGCCATCAAGCAGGTATTCGGTGAACGGGCCTATCAGATTCCGGTGAGTTCGACCAAGTCGATGACCGGCCATTTACTCGGGGCCGCCGGTGGCATTGAAGCGGTATTCAGCGTGTTGGCGCTTCACCACGGGATCCTGCCTCCGACGATCAACCTGGATCATCCGGATCCTGCATGCGATCTGGACTACATTCCTCACAAGGCCAGACCGGCTGCCGTGACAGTCGCGCTGTCGAATTCGTTTGGATTCGGCGGGGTCAACGCCTGTCTGCTCTTTAAAAAGCCGGACGCCTAA